Proteins encoded together in one Nocardioides marinisabuli window:
- the serA gene encoding phosphoglycerate dehydrogenase produces the protein MKALLLENIHPLAVEILEGRGFEVELLTHSMSEDELVEALPGVSLLGIRSNTNVTARVLDAAPDLLAVGCFCIGTNQVDLVGAAERGVAVFNAPFSNTRSVVELVIGEIIVLARRLAEKTEKMHAGIWDKSAQGSHEIRGRTLGIVGYGNIGTQLSNLAEAMGLRVIFFDTADRLAHGNAQRMKTLDELLEKADVVSLHVDGRPGNAGLFGAEQFAKMKPRSLFINAARGMVVDTESLREHILSGHIAGAAMDVFPIEPKAQGDPFESPLRGLDNVILTPHVGGSTQEAQEEIGYFVANKLAGFALEGRTELSVDLPTVSAPALQTGHRLGYLHDNVPGVLAAVNQLIAEAGANVVGQYLATTGELGYVVTDSTEAIPAEVVAALAANEHCRWVRTWDV, from the coding sequence GTGAAGGCGCTGCTGCTGGAGAACATCCACCCCCTGGCCGTCGAGATCCTCGAGGGCCGAGGTTTCGAGGTCGAGCTGCTCACGCACTCGATGAGCGAGGACGAGCTGGTCGAGGCCCTGCCGGGCGTGAGCCTGCTCGGCATCCGCTCCAACACCAACGTGACCGCGCGCGTGCTCGACGCCGCGCCCGACCTGCTGGCGGTCGGCTGCTTCTGCATCGGCACCAACCAGGTCGACCTGGTCGGCGCCGCCGAGCGGGGGGTCGCGGTCTTCAACGCGCCGTTCTCCAACACCCGCAGCGTCGTCGAGCTCGTCATCGGCGAGATCATCGTGCTCGCGCGCCGCCTGGCCGAGAAGACCGAGAAGATGCACGCCGGCATCTGGGACAAGTCGGCCCAGGGCAGCCACGAGATCCGCGGCCGCACGCTCGGCATCGTCGGCTACGGCAACATCGGCACCCAGCTGTCGAACCTGGCCGAGGCGATGGGGCTGCGGGTCATCTTCTTCGACACCGCCGACCGCCTCGCCCACGGCAACGCGCAGCGGATGAAGACCCTCGACGAGCTGCTCGAGAAGGCCGACGTCGTCTCGCTGCACGTCGACGGGCGCCCCGGCAACGCGGGTCTCTTCGGGGCCGAGCAGTTCGCGAAGATGAAGCCGCGCTCGCTGTTCATCAACGCCGCGCGCGGCATGGTGGTCGACACCGAGTCGCTGCGCGAGCACATCCTGTCGGGCCACATCGCCGGCGCCGCCATGGACGTCTTCCCGATCGAGCCGAAGGCCCAGGGCGACCCGTTCGAGTCGCCGCTGCGCGGTCTCGACAACGTCATCCTGACGCCCCACGTGGGCGGGTCGACCCAGGAGGCGCAGGAGGAGATCGGCTACTTCGTGGCCAACAAGCTCGCCGGCTTCGCCCTCGAGGGCCGCACCGAGCTCTCCGTCGACCTGCCGACGGTCAGCGCGCCGGCGCTGCAGACCGGGCACCGCCTGGGCTACCTGCACGACAACGTCCCCGGCGTGCTCGCCGCGGTCAACCAGCTGATCGCCGAGGCCGGCGCCAACGTCGTGGGTCAGTACCTCGCCACCACCGGCGAGCTCGGCTACGTCGTCACCGACTCCACCGAGGCGATCCCCGCCGAGGTCGTCGCGGCCCTGGCCGCCAACGAGCACTGCCGCTGGGTGCGCACCTGGGACGTCTGA
- a CDS encoding oxygenase MpaB family protein, with protein sequence MTASATTAPRRGVRASLPAARSSLDGVRERLGSALFARVAGPDGPRQRDRIHGRPGPRWFAPDSAIAQVHGDASMFVGGIRALLLQTLHPAAMRGVAEHSDYRTDMWGRLASTSTYLAVTTFGHADDAQAAVDAVRRIHERIRGTMPDGTTYAASDPHLLGWVHAAQVDSFLLAHQTYGARPLDQARRDEYVAQAGEVAARLGVLDPPRTEAALREVLASYRPELRGSPEAREAVGFLLLRPPLPVLARAPYLVLVAAAVGLMPRWTRGPLRLPWLPVSERTVVRALGSLATGTIRWAMSAQGPSSSAAATGA encoded by the coding sequence ATGACCGCCAGCGCGACGACCGCACCCCGGCGCGGGGTGCGCGCCTCGCTGCCGGCCGCCCGCAGCTCGCTCGACGGGGTGCGTGAGCGGCTCGGCTCGGCGCTGTTCGCGCGGGTCGCGGGCCCCGACGGGCCGCGCCAGCGCGACCGCATCCACGGCCGCCCGGGGCCCCGCTGGTTCGCCCCCGACAGCGCGATCGCGCAGGTGCACGGCGACGCCTCTATGTTCGTCGGCGGCATCCGCGCCCTGCTGCTGCAGACCCTGCACCCCGCCGCGATGCGGGGCGTCGCCGAGCACAGCGACTACCGCACCGACATGTGGGGCCGGCTGGCCAGCACCAGCACCTACCTGGCCGTGACGACCTTCGGCCACGCCGACGACGCCCAGGCCGCGGTCGACGCGGTGCGCCGCATCCACGAGCGGATCCGCGGCACCATGCCCGACGGGACGACGTACGCCGCCTCCGACCCGCACCTGCTCGGCTGGGTGCACGCCGCCCAGGTCGACTCCTTCCTGCTGGCCCACCAGACCTACGGGGCGCGCCCGCTCGACCAGGCCCGCCGCGACGAGTACGTCGCCCAGGCCGGCGAGGTCGCGGCCCGGCTCGGCGTCCTCGACCCGCCGCGGACCGAGGCGGCGCTGCGCGAGGTGCTGGCGTCGTACCGCCCGGAGCTGCGCGGCAGCCCCGAGGCCCGCGAGGCCGTGGGCTTCCTGCTGCTCAGGCCACCGCTGCCGGTGCTCGCGCGGGCGCCCTACCTGGTGCTGGTGGCCGCGGCCGTCGGGCTGATGCCGCGGTGGACGCGCGGCCCGCTGCGGCTGCCGTGGCTGCCGGTCTCGGAGCGCACGGTCGTGCGGGCCCTCGGGTCGCTGGCCACCGGCACGATCCGCTGGGCGATGAGCGCCCAGGGGCCCTCCTCCTCAGCGGCCGCGACCGGCGCCTGA
- a CDS encoding AAA family ATPase — translation MLDADAPALPRRVLVAGLSGAGKTTLARRLAGVLDVPHTEIDALHHGPGWVPRPQFLDDVRALAGSEAWVTEWQYRSARPLLAARADLLVWLDQPYPLVLARLVRRTVRRRVRREVLWNGNVEGPLHHLFTDPEHVVRYQWVHRHKYRRDLVPWARREHPDLPVVRLTGDRDVERWVADLAGLASGAGRGR, via the coding sequence GTGCTCGACGCCGACGCTCCCGCCCTGCCCCGTCGGGTGCTGGTCGCGGGGCTGAGCGGGGCGGGCAAGACCACCCTGGCGCGTCGCCTGGCCGGCGTCCTCGACGTGCCCCACACCGAGATCGACGCGCTGCACCACGGCCCCGGCTGGGTGCCGCGCCCGCAGTTCCTCGACGACGTCAGGGCCCTGGCCGGCTCCGAGGCCTGGGTCACCGAGTGGCAGTACCGCTCCGCCCGGCCGCTGCTGGCGGCCCGCGCCGACCTGCTCGTCTGGCTCGACCAGCCCTACCCCCTGGTGCTCGCGCGGCTGGTGCGGCGCACCGTGCGCCGGCGCGTGCGCCGCGAGGTGCTGTGGAACGGCAACGTCGAGGGGCCGCTGCACCACCTGTTCACCGACCCCGAGCACGTCGTGCGCTACCAGTGGGTGCACCGCCACAAGTACCGCCGCGACCTGGTGCCGTGGGCACGGCGAGAGCACCCCGACCTGCCGGTCGTGCGGCTCACCGGCGACCGCGACGTCGAGCGCTGGGTGGCCGACCTGGCCGGGCTGGCCTCAGGCGCCGGTCGCGGCCGCTGA
- a CDS encoding carboxypeptidase-like regulatory domain-containing protein, whose translation MAPLQRPPQRPLLVAVVAALVVPLLLGAGAAPAVATDPDPTMQPGVAAQERQARQEARQSPTTAERTTKVRGSIKAADKGVKYRVRWFTKDWTYIDERKVTGGIYSLSLQPGTYYLQFVDLRPAYNVTKYAPTDIKVKVGDTSVQKNVRMKRGAAITGTVRAGGRVAGGAEVVAANAAEQSYRVTANKRGQFALGGLPAGSYSVFTYDRKKAYVGRSTYLAGMKLGQVRNTPISLGTRAGRLLVDLRTRDGKVKEKVFVTAVSKATGQFWTVKARGGEAIFSGLFPGKYRMVAPGVGSFLPQSGAIKGAMVRSGKDDLASTFTWTKRGATISGAVVDEEHPDAPMEDVEVLAFDQSGARLGSATTGADGLFTITGAITTQQGVTVKIQPGGANPPYLQGTYYCKYGTASQGGVSVRTGEDTVLGILALPQLPTAQQDNRSNCGPDATAPRQADARR comes from the coding sequence ATGGCGCCCCTCCAGCGACCACCGCAGCGACCGCTGCTCGTAGCCGTCGTGGCGGCACTGGTCGTCCCGCTCCTGCTCGGGGCCGGGGCCGCCCCCGCCGTCGCGACCGACCCCGACCCCACCATGCAGCCGGGCGTGGCCGCCCAGGAGCGCCAGGCCCGCCAGGAGGCCAGGCAGTCGCCCACCACCGCCGAGCGCACCACCAAGGTCCGCGGCAGCATCAAGGCCGCCGACAAGGGCGTGAAGTACCGGGTGCGCTGGTTCACCAAGGACTGGACCTACATCGACGAGCGCAAGGTCACCGGCGGCATCTACTCGCTGAGCCTGCAGCCGGGCACCTACTACCTGCAGTTCGTCGACCTGCGCCCGGCGTACAACGTCACGAAGTACGCCCCCACCGACATCAAGGTGAAGGTCGGCGACACGTCGGTGCAGAAGAACGTGCGGATGAAGCGCGGCGCCGCGATCACCGGGACCGTGCGCGCCGGCGGCAGGGTCGCCGGCGGCGCCGAGGTGGTCGCCGCCAACGCCGCCGAGCAGTCCTACCGGGTCACGGCCAACAAGCGCGGCCAGTTCGCGCTGGGCGGTCTGCCGGCCGGCAGCTACTCGGTCTTCACCTACGACCGCAAGAAGGCCTACGTCGGGCGCTCGACCTACCTGGCGGGCATGAAACTGGGCCAGGTCCGCAACACCCCGATCAGCCTGGGGACCCGGGCGGGGCGGCTGCTGGTCGACCTGCGCACCAGGGACGGCAAGGTCAAGGAGAAGGTGTTCGTGACGGCCGTCAGCAAGGCCACCGGGCAGTTCTGGACCGTCAAGGCACGGGGCGGCGAGGCGATCTTCTCCGGGCTCTTCCCCGGCAAGTACCGCATGGTCGCCCCCGGCGTCGGCAGCTTCCTGCCCCAGAGCGGCGCCATCAAGGGGGCGATGGTGCGGTCCGGCAAGGACGACCTGGCCAGCACCTTCACCTGGACCAAGCGCGGGGCCACCATCAGCGGCGCCGTCGTCGACGAGGAGCACCCCGACGCGCCCATGGAGGACGTGGAGGTGCTCGCCTTCGACCAGTCCGGCGCGCGGCTCGGCTCGGCCACCACCGGCGCGGACGGCCTCTTCACGATCACCGGAGCGATCACCACCCAGCAGGGCGTCACCGTGAAGATCCAGCCCGGCGGTGCCAACCCGCCGTACCTGCAGGGCACCTACTACTGCAAGTACGGCACCGCGAGCCAGGGCGGCGTCTCGGTCCGCACCGGGGAGGACACCGTCCTGGGCATCCTGGCGCTGCCCCAGCTGCCGACCGCCCAGCAGGACAACCGGTCCAACTGCGGCCCCGACGCCACCGCGCCACGTCAGGCGGACGCCCGACGATGA
- a CDS encoding nuclear transport factor 2 family protein — MAASNERIREVVEAYVSLIAGGTAAEIVDLFAEGATVEDPVGSAVRTTREEIAAFYGTLEGLQQETRLIDCRIAAGEAAFLFEVRTITDGGTFTLAPIDVMTFDDEGRITTMRAFWSDTDMSVG; from the coding sequence GTGGCAGCGAGCAACGAGCGGATCCGTGAGGTCGTGGAGGCCTACGTGTCCCTGATCGCCGGGGGCACCGCCGCCGAGATCGTGGACCTCTTCGCGGAGGGCGCCACCGTCGAGGACCCGGTCGGGTCGGCGGTGCGGACTACGCGTGAGGAGATCGCCGCGTTCTACGGCACGCTCGAGGGCCTGCAGCAGGAGACCCGGCTCATCGACTGCCGCATCGCGGCGGGCGAGGCCGCCTTCCTGTTCGAGGTCCGCACCATCACCGACGGCGGCACCTTCACCCTCGCGCCCATCGACGTGATGACCTTCGACGACGAGGGGCGCATCACCACCATGCGTGCCTTCTGGTCCGACACCGACATGAGCGTCGGCTGA
- a CDS encoding DUF4031 domain-containing protein, whose protein sequence is MGILIDPPNAAGHGRLWSHLASDTSYDELHAFARGLEIPERGFDRDHYDVPAEWYDAVVAAGASPVSSRELVARLVAAGLRRRKRDPA, encoded by the coding sequence GTGGGCATCCTCATCGACCCGCCCAACGCGGCCGGGCACGGGCGGCTCTGGTCGCACCTGGCCAGTGACACCTCCTACGACGAGCTGCACGCCTTCGCGCGCGGCCTCGAGATCCCCGAGCGCGGCTTCGACCGCGACCACTACGACGTGCCGGCGGAGTGGTACGACGCCGTGGTCGCCGCCGGCGCCTCGCCGGTCAGCAGCCGCGAGCTGGTGGCCCGCCTGGTCGCCGCCGGGCTGCGCCGGCGCAAGCGCGACCCGGCCTGA